The Halomonas sp. 'Soap Lake #6' genomic sequence AAACGATTGGCGCGCTGGTGCCGATGCACTGCTTCTACACAGCGGTAGAGGGCTTTCTCGATACAGCGGTAAAACGCACCATTGATCAGGCCAGCGAAAACCCCGTGTTAGAGGCGTTTGATGTCGAAACCCTGCGCACGCTGTTTATGATCCGCTATGTGGATTTGGTCAAAGGCACGGTCGATAACCTAGTCACACTCTCGCTGACCCAAATCGACGATGACCGTATTGCCATTCGGGAGCAGCTGGAAGCCACCCTGGCACGACTGGAAAAAGAGAGCCTGATAACCCGCAACGGCGATGAGTACCAGTTCCTCACCAACGAGGAGCGGGACATCACCCGCAAGATCAAAGCCACCGAAGTCACCAGCAGCGACGAGAACAAAGAGCTTTCCAGCCTAATCTTCAAAGACATGCTGCGCGACCGCAGCAAATACCGCTACCCGGTCAACAAAACCGACTACAGCATAGGCCGTTACCTGGATGGCCACACCCTGGATGGCCGCTACCAGAGCCAGCTAAGGGTGGAGGTGGTCTCACCACTGGACGTGGAGTACGTTCAGCTAAGCGAAGCGGGCTGCATTCACAAAAGCGGCGATAACGGTGGGCAGGTGCTGATTAAACTGCCCGACGACAAGCGCTTTACCGATGAACTGCGCACGCTGCTAAAAACCGATAAGTTTATTCGCCTGAACCTATCGGCCAACGACCACAGCGTGGAGCGCATTCTGGCCGACCGTGGCCGTGAAAATCAGGAGCGCAAAAAGCGCCTGCGGGTGCGTTTAGAAGAGATGCTGCTGGATGCGGACGTTTACGCGCTCGGCCAGAAGCTTGATCTCAACCGCAACCAGCTGAATACCCGCTTGGATGAGGCTTGCCGCTACCTGCTCGAAAACACCTACAACAAGCTGAGCCAGCTCACGGTGCTTAGCCCCGAGCCAATGCGCGAGCTGCAGGCCGTATTAACCGCCGATGACCTGGGCACCCAGAACCTGAACTTAGACGGCGAGGAGGGCAATGCCCAAGCGGTGAAAGAGGTAGAGCAGTATATTTCGCTGCACGGCGGCGAGCCGGTGCCACTGAACCCGCTGATTGAGCGCTTTAGCAACCGGCCTTTTGGCTGGCCTGAAGGCGAAACGCTGCTAATACTAGGCCGCCTACACGCAGCTGGGCGCTTAACCTTCCACACCGCTGGCCCCGCGCTTAGCGGTAAAGAAGCCTTTGAGCTACTCAACAACGCCCGCCGCCGCAGTGAAGTGCGCATTCAGAAAAAGCGCCAAACCGAAGATGCGGTGCTTAACAAAGCCCGTAACCTCACCAAAGAGCTGTTTGGCCAGCTAGGCCCCACCAGTGAAAAAGAGCTGTTTAGCTATTACGTAGACCGCCTATCCCACTGGCGGCGCGAGCTAGAGGCGTATAAAAGCAAAACCGATGTGGGCAACTTCCCTGGCCGTAACGCCATTGAAAACTCCCTGCGGGAAGTGGAGCGCCTGCTGCGCCTGGACGACAGCTTCGATTTCTTTAAAAACATTGCCAGCCAGCAAGACACCCTGCTCGATGTAGAAGAGGACTACCGCGATCTCAGCGACTTCTTCACCAAGCAGCTCACCACCTGGCAGCAGCTAGAACAAGCGCTCAACCGGTTTGCAGTGAACCGCCTGGAGCTTGAGAAAAATACCCAGGCCCAGCAAGCACTGGCGGAGTGTGAGCGTATTTACCGCGCCGACGCCCCCTACGCCATGCTCAATAAAGTGGATGGCCTGGTACGCACGCTGGATGAGATTAACAGCGGCTTGGTAGGTGAAAAACGCCAGCACGCCATTGCCCGTATCGACACGCGCATCGCCAAGGTGAGCGCTGAAATTGCTAAAAGCGGTATCGGCACCGCCGAACTCAGCAACCGCTTGCTGCACCCGCTGCAGCAGCTTAAAGCCTCCGTGAATCAGTCGGTCAGCATCGCGCAGATCTACCAGCTGCAAACCGAAACCGCCGTCGAGGAAGAAGAAGCCAGCCTGGAGGCACTACACAACGCCCAGGCCGAAGCCGCCAAGCGGCAGCCGCCTACGCCTGCGGGAGACGCCACAACACCGGTACCCGAGAACCCCCAACCAGCCACACAGACGGCTCCCGGGGATAAAACCTACGGCCCGCACACCGCAACAGCCCCGGCAGCGGTGAATGCCCCCAAACCCGTGGCAAGGGTGCGCGTGAGCGACGTACTTAGCCGCGTGCATAGCGGGGTGTACCTGGAAAGCCAAGCGGAAGTCGATGCGTTTATGGACGAGCTGAGAAAAGAGCTGGAAGGGTCACTTTCAGCGGGCAAACGGGTACAGGTGCGGTAGCGCCTGGAAAGGTTGGTTGGCAAAAACAGCAGCGTTGCTAAAAGGAGTGCCGCATGACACATAGCCTTTCTACCCGCGCCGACTATCAGGCCTGGCTGAGCAGCATTAAGCAGCGTGTGCAGTCTGCTCGTATGCGGGCAGCACTAGCGGCGAATGGCGAACTGATCGCACTCTACTACGAACTGGGCGCTCAGATTGTCGAACGGGAAACCCAGGCACAGTGGGGCAGTGGCTTTATTAACGCTTTCAGCAACGACCTACGCCACGCGTTTCCAGAGGTTGGTGGGTTTTCTCCCAAAAACCTGCGCTACTGCCGAGCTTTCTTCCGGTTTTACTGTGACCCTGCAATTTGGCAACAGGCTGTTGCCAAATTGGCCGACACGCCCTGGGCCGGTATCGTGCTGGCTTACTGGCCCAAACGCCCTGGGGGCATAACATCCAGATTTTCAGCAAATGCGCTGACCTAAACGAAGCCCATGGGCGTCAGTGAATACAACCTGGTTGAGACCTTGCCAGACAACCTCAAAGGCTCGCTGCCCACTTAGAGGAAATTGAACAAGATTTACGGCAGCGACAAGAGGGAATGGATGAATGATTTTTTGCCAGCCAGAGCGCATCGCCCACTACTGTCCCGTTTCCTAGGACGCGGGACAGCGAAGCGGAAAGAAACATGAAAAGTCAACGAGGCACCTATGTCCACCGCGACCATTGAACAGCGCCTAAGCGAGCCAGAAGGCAAGCAGCTTGAGTTCAAGCGCGACCTATCATCGCCCAAGCCGCTAATGAAAACCCTGGTTGCCTTTGCCAATACGGCTGGTGGCCAACTGATTATTGGTGTTGACGACGACGGCACGGTGCTAGGCGTGGATGATCCGCTGGATATGGAAGAGCGCCTGACCAGCATGATCGCGGATGCCATTCACCCTCGGCTATTACCCAATATTGAACTGGTGAGCGTGGGTGAACATACCCTGGTATGTATTGAGGTGTTTTTGAGTAGTGCGCGCCCGCACTTTCTCAAAGCGCTTGGCGAAGAAAACGGTGTTCTGGTGCGACTTGGTTCTAGCAATCGGCAGGCGGGGTTGGCGCTCATCCATGAGATGCAGCGTCAAGCGAGCGGCACTACGTTTGATGTTCAGGCTATGCCCGAGCTGAGCCGTGATGATCTTGATCATAACGCAATACAGCAAGCCTTTCGCAGCGAACAACTGCTTGATGACAACAAGTTACGAACATTACGGCTACTTGTCTCGTATCAAGGTCGTCTAGTACCCAGCGTGGGCGGAATTTTACTGTTTGGCCGCGAGCGCCAATGGCACTTTGAAGATGCCTGGATTCAGTGCGGGCGTTTTCGCGGTAACGATAAGGTCGAGATTTTCGACCAGACAGATATTCACGCGCCGCTACCCCAAGCGGTAGATGACATCGAGCTGTTTCTTAAAAAACATGCCTTTAAGCAGGCAGAGTTTGGTTCCATGCGCCGCCGCGATGTGTGGAGCATACCGCTGACCATCTTGCGTGAAGCGATTATTAACGCCTTGGTACACAGCGACTACTCCCAACGCGGCAGCCCCATACGCATTGCGTTTTTTGATGACCGTATCGAGATTGAAAGCCCAGGGCTTCTCATGCCCGGCATGACCATTGAAGACATGAAACGCGGCGTTTCCATGATTCGCAACCCAGTGATTGCCCGCGTATTTCGTGAGCTAGGGCTGATTGAGCAGTGGGGCAGCGGCGTAAAGCGTATTTTTGCCGAGGCCGCCGCCCAAGGGCTGCCTGAACCGCATATTGAAGAAATTGCCAATCGCGTGCGTTTGAGTATTCGGCTGGCAACGCCGGTTTCTATCCAGCAGTCAGCTTCAGTGACCCAGGCCGAGTCAGTGCCGTCAGAGTCACGGCTAGAGTCACGGCTAGAGTCACGGCTAGAGTCACGGCTAGAGTCACGGCTAGAGTCAGCGCTGGCAGCCAGAGTGCTGTTGATACTGCAGCAGGAGCCGCTGGGGAAAGCTGCCATGGCGCGTGAGCTGGGTCACAAGGGCGTTTCCGGTGAGCTCAATAAACAAGTAGGTAATTTACGCCAGCAGCAGCTTATCGAAATGACGTTGCCCGAAAAGCCCAATAGCCGCCTTCAACAATACCGCTTAACCCCTCAAGGCCAGCGCTTTTTGCAAGACACTTTCAAGGATCTAACATGAACACCGCCAACATCAAAAAATACGCCCCCAAAGCCCGCGCCCGCTTTATCGACACGATGACGCGCCAGGCGGCCCGTGTGGGCATTAGCCCAGATGGCAACGGCGGTGCGGTGATTGCCCCCCTAGAGCAAAAGGGCGATGTGTTGGTGATGACCGCCCAGGATGGCCAAACCCACACCGTGCCCGCCCACCTGAAAGGCGCACGGGAAGCGCTGGCCGCGTGGGTGCAGCGCGATGGCTTTACCCAAGCCATCGAGCAGGCCGCCTACAGCTGGTTTAACCGCCTGTGCGCCATTCGCTATATGGAGATTCACGGCTACCTAGACCACGGCCGCCGCGTGCTGAGCGGGGCAGGGGGCGAAGCCGGGCAGTTTCAGGTTCTGGATGAGTGTTTAGAGATAGACCTGCCAGGGCTGGATACTGCCCGCGTGCGCGAACTAAAGCTCGACGGCACTCAAGATGAAACCCTCTACCGCGAGCTGCTGCTGGCCCAGTGTCACGCTCTGCATGAAGCCATGCCGTTTCTGTTTGAGCCGCTGGACGACGCCAGCGAACTGCTGCTGCCCAACAATCTGACCAAAACCGACTCGCTCATCCGCGAGCTGGTCGAAGCCATTCCCGAAGAAGACTGGCAGGATGTAGAAGTGATCGGCTGGCTCTACCAGTTCTACATCAGCGAGAAAAAAGACCAAGTGATCGGTAAGGTGGTGAAGAGCGAAGACATCCCCGCCGCCACCCAGCTGTTCACCCCTAACTGGATCGTGCAATACCTAGTGCAGAACTCGGTGGGCCGCCAGTGGCTGCAAACTTACCCGGCGTCAGCCCTGAAAGGCGAGATGCCGTACTACATCGAGCCCGCCGAGCAGGAGCCAGAAGTGCAGGCCCAACTGGATGCCATCACCCCGGCCAGCCTCGACCCTGAAACCATCAAAGTGCTCGACCCCGCCTCTGGCTCCGGCCATATTCTGGTGGAAGCCTACAACGTGCTGAAGGCGATCTACGAAGAGCGCGGCTACCGTACCCGCGACATCCCCCAGCTGATTCTGGAAAACAATCTGTTCGGCCTGGATATCGACGACCGCGCCGCCCAGCTGGCGGGCTTTGCGCTGTTGATGAAAGCTCGGGAAGACGATCGTCGGATTCTCACACGCAATGTGCGCCTGAACGTACTGGCCATGCAAAGCAGCCAACACCTGGATGCCAACACCCTTTGGAGGGATTTGAACCTGACCGGCGACTGGCACCAGGGCCAATCCCAAAGCCTGTTTGAGAGCGAACAGCAAGACCTTTCCAACAACGACGCCACTTACAAGCTGATGGCCGACTTGATTGAGCGCTTTCAAGAAGCCAAAACGTTTGGCTCGTTGATTGAAGTGCCCAATGGATGGGAAGTGCCGCTTAAAGCACTGCTGGAAGAGCTGACCGAGCTAAGCAACAGCGGCGATATGATGCAAAAGGCTGCTGCTCAGCGGCTGGTGCCTATCGTGCAGCAAGCCTGGGTACTGGCGCAGCGTTATGAGGCGGTGGTGGCTAACCCGCCGTATATGGGCAGTAAGTATCAAACACCAGCGGTGAAGAAATACCTGAAAGACGCCTACAAAGGCTACG encodes the following:
- the brxC gene encoding BREX system P-loop protein BrxC, producing MHIQELFLKPLSRSINGVVKADQRDQETIYQELDEYVVTNELEKHFRAFFESYTTPLNDPSIANRVGVWVSGFFGSGKSHFLKTLSYLLANTEAFDANGQAKRAADFFDEQKLVDSSIRADIDKAVREPAHVVLFNIDSKASSNDDGNPILNVFLRVFNEHQGFSSDYPHIAHMERHLEKRGVYERFKQAFNDASGVVWEEERDGYQFYQDDIEQAIGAALDLSPEAAHKWFEESETNFSVSVENFCHWVKEFLESQSVTQRMVFMVDEVGQFIGSDTRLMLTLQTLTENLGTICGGRAWIVVTSQADMDAVLGEMTASKANDFSKIAGRFKTRLSLSSSNSDEVIRKRLLVKTDPARAELEGVFEAKGSILRNQLTFDRSGPTLKNIEGVESFIANYPFVPYHFQLVQKVFEEIRKVGATGAHLAYGERSMLDAFHMAAKAVQEKTIGALVPMHCFYTAVEGFLDTAVKRTIDQASENPVLEAFDVETLRTLFMIRYVDLVKGTVDNLVTLSLTQIDDDRIAIREQLEATLARLEKESLITRNGDEYQFLTNEERDITRKIKATEVTSSDENKELSSLIFKDMLRDRSKYRYPVNKTDYSIGRYLDGHTLDGRYQSQLRVEVVSPLDVEYVQLSEAGCIHKSGDNGGQVLIKLPDDKRFTDELRTLLKTDKFIRLNLSANDHSVERILADRGRENQERKKRLRVRLEEMLLDADVYALGQKLDLNRNQLNTRLDEACRYLLENTYNKLSQLTVLSPEPMRELQAVLTADDLGTQNLNLDGEEGNAQAVKEVEQYISLHGGEPVPLNPLIERFSNRPFGWPEGETLLILGRLHAAGRLTFHTAGPALSGKEAFELLNNARRRSEVRIQKKRQTEDAVLNKARNLTKELFGQLGPTSEKELFSYYVDRLSHWRRELEAYKSKTDVGNFPGRNAIENSLREVERLLRLDDSFDFFKNIASQQDTLLDVEEDYRDLSDFFTKQLTTWQQLEQALNRFAVNRLELEKNTQAQQALAECERIYRADAPYAMLNKVDGLVRTLDEINSGLVGEKRQHAIARIDTRIAKVSAEIAKSGIGTAELSNRLLHPLQQLKASVNQSVSIAQIYQLQTETAVEEEEASLEALHNAQAEAAKRQPPTPAGDATTPVPENPQPATQTAPGDKTYGPHTATAPAAVNAPKPVARVRVSDVLSRVHSGVYLESQAEVDAFMDELRKELEGSLSAGKRVQVR
- a CDS encoding DUF1016 N-terminal domain-containing protein, encoding MTHSLSTRADYQAWLSSIKQRVQSARMRAALAANGELIALYYELGAQIVERETQAQWGSGFINAFSNDLRHAFPEVGGFSPKNLRYCRAFFRFYCDPAIWQQAVAKLADTPWAGIVLAYWPKRPGGITSRFSANALT
- a CDS encoding AlbA family DNA-binding domain-containing protein; translation: MSTATIEQRLSEPEGKQLEFKRDLSSPKPLMKTLVAFANTAGGQLIIGVDDDGTVLGVDDPLDMEERLTSMIADAIHPRLLPNIELVSVGEHTLVCIEVFLSSARPHFLKALGEENGVLVRLGSSNRQAGLALIHEMQRQASGTTFDVQAMPELSRDDLDHNAIQQAFRSEQLLDDNKLRTLRLLVSYQGRLVPSVGGILLFGRERQWHFEDAWIQCGRFRGNDKVEIFDQTDIHAPLPQAVDDIELFLKKHAFKQAEFGSMRRRDVWSIPLTILREAIINALVHSDYSQRGSPIRIAFFDDRIEIESPGLLMPGMTIEDMKRGVSMIRNPVIARVFRELGLIEQWGSGVKRIFAEAAAQGLPEPHIEEIANRVRLSIRLATPVSIQQSASVTQAESVPSESRLESRLESRLESRLESRLESALAARVLLILQQEPLGKAAMARELGHKGVSGELNKQVGNLRQQQLIEMTLPEKPNSRLQQYRLTPQGQRFLQDTFKDLT